The Montipora capricornis isolate CH-2021 chromosome 6, ASM3666992v2, whole genome shotgun sequence genome has a window encoding:
- the LOC138052810 gene encoding uncharacterized protein, which produces MSGTGIAMMVVYVYTKIYTDTGGLGLSIYRPQCPPGFCILGDYAQEGDTSKPNHGAMLCVLMTDSKVVARAVGFNQMWSSEGPASGNGDFSGVYDDEDSTDYSGTSASGNSQILAFWEPTVPHDKYVALGHVATTSYEPPHDIQVCVVHKSVATPGIPGKRLWMEESRMSSIWTLAPSYHYLNIGTFVSSDSSIAPRVNQFWSLIPSVIPAPHNTSLLIKKLKRADLALLYRGQECHIDSKPLSVYLPQAPTDYAPLGHYAEQGPVSQHKEVNVLVVKEEGGRGLLRNPIAYQELWRSNAASNNTNAAIWRPVPAPGYLCLGHVLGLGFDAPPTNAIMCLHWSVVGRSPARCKRVWWNKCSLKKQATIWSVTGADTCLTANTFVIHQGLHLPHWEELLFHCFYRNEVPVK; this is translated from the coding sequence ATGTCCGGCACTGGAATCGCTATGATGGTTGTCTATGTTTACACCAAAATTTACACTGATACGGGTGGCCTAGGACTCAGTATCTACAGACCACAGTGTCCCCCCGGCTTTTGCATTCTTGGTGATTACGCACAGGAGGGAGACACCAGTAAGCCAAACCATGGTGCCATGCTATGTGTTCTCATGACTGACTCCAAAGTGGTGGCCAGAGCCGTGGGGTTCAATCAAATGTGGAGTAGCGAAGGCCCGGCCAGTGGAAATGGCGACTTCAGCGGAGTATATGACGATGAAGATTCCACCGATTATAGCGGTACTTCCGCTTCCGGCAATAGCCAAATCCTAGCATTTTGGGAACCTACAGTTCCCCACGACAAATATGTTGCACTTGGTCACGTCGCCACAACCAGTTACGAACCACCACATGATATTCAAGTATGCGTTGTGCACAAAAGTGTGGCCACGCCAGGGATTCCAGGTAAGCGTTTGTGGATGGAAGAATCCCGTATGTCAAGCATCTGGACTTTGGCTCCCAGTTATCACTACTTGAACATTGGTACATTTGTAAGTAGCGATTCCTCAATAGCACCTCGCGTCAATCAATTCTGGTCGTTGATTCCTAGTGTCATTCCCGCTCCACACAACACGTCTTTGTTGATCAAGAAGCTAAAAAGGGCCGATCTGGCACTTTTATACCGGGGACAAGAATGCCACATAGATTCCAAGCCTCTAAGTGTGTACCTCCCGCAAGCACCCACTGATTATGCCCCTCTGGGACACTACGCGGAGCAGGGTCCCGTGTCGCAGCATAAGGAAGTGAATGTGCTGGTTGTTAAGGAGGAAGGGGGCAGAGGACTTCTAAGAAACCCTATAGCCTACCAGGAGCTTTGGAGGTCAAATGCTGCGAGCAACAATACGAACGCCGCCATTTGGAGACCAGTGCCAGCCCCAGGGTACCTCTGCCTTGGTCACGTGCTAGGTCTCGGCTTTGATGCACCTCCCACGAATGCCATTATGTGCCTTCACTGGAGCGTGGTAGGCAGGAGCCCAGCTCGTTGTAAGAGGGTGTGGTGGAACAAGTGTTCGCTCAAAAAGCAAGCAACAATCTGGAGCGTGACAGGCGCGGATACTTGCCTCACCGCTAATACGTTTGTCATTCATCAAGGGCTGCATCTCCCTCACTGGGAGGAACTGTTGTTTCACTGCTTTTATCGAAACGAGGTGCCAGTGAAGTAG